One stretch of Athene noctua chromosome 27, bAthNoc1.hap1.1, whole genome shotgun sequence DNA includes these proteins:
- the MPND gene encoding MPN domain-containing protein isoform X3, translating to MAACPPAALAAASPGGDECLEEDEDELEPGLDEAEAEPEAGSGAKAAGGTRGAVLTRRGITLRVLLRDGLLEPARGVLSIYYLGKKFVGDLGADGTITWQETGQVFNSPSAWATHCKRLVNPAKKSGCGWASVRYKGQKLDQYKAAWLRKHQPNAPPTEESLASEGEEEEMPEEEEEEATREGRAPVPELTAAKKVEERSKKQQCKSLAEPAGTGKGVQGVPGGVTRTLRSPAAVTLRFADHGPPGKRLESKPRVPVRYCTLGTRDSARNPQTLVEVTSFAAINKFQPFNVAISSNVLLLLDFHSHLTRSEVVGYLGGRWDTNTQLLTVLRAFPCRTRLGDAEAAGAVEEEICQSLFLRGLSLVGWYHSHPFGPALPSLHDIDAQMDYQLKLQGSGNGFQPCLALICGPYYHGNPGLESKIAPFWVMPPPEQRPNDYGIPMEVEVAYIQDGFLTNDVLQEMTLLVEFYKGAPDLVKFQELWSQDQTYLDKLKGSLASRTPKDQSFTHILEQIYSLLKLSS from the exons ATGGCAG CGTGTCCTCCTGCAGCGCTGgcggccgcctcccccgggggggACGAGTGCCtggaggaggacgaggacgagCTGGAGCCGGGGCTGGACGAGGCGGAGGCCGAGCCGGAGGCCGGGAGCGGGGCGAAGGCGGCGGGGGGCACGCGGGGGGCCGTGCTCACCCGCCGCGGCATCACCCTCCGCGTCCTGCTCCGCGACGGGCTCCTGGAGCCGGCCCGCGGCGTCCTCTCCATCTACTACCTG GGCAAAAAGTTCGTGGGGGACCTGGGGGCGGACGGGACCATCACCTGGCAGGAGACGGGACAGGTCTTCAACTCGCCCAGCGCTTGGGCCACCCACTGCAAGCGCCTGGTGAACCCCGCCAAGAAGTCGGGGTGCGGTTGGGCCTCCGTCCGCTACAAGGGCCAGAAGCTGGACCAGTACAAAGCCGCTTGGCTGCGCAAACACCAGCCCAACGCGCCGCCCACCGAGGAG AGCCTGGCCAGcgagggcgaggaggaggagatgcccgaggaggaagaggaggaggcgaCGAGGGAGGGTCGGGCGCCTGTGCCGGAGCTGACAGCTGCTAAGAAAGTGGAGGAGAGGAGCAAGAAGCAGCAGTGCAAGAGCCTGGCGGAGCCGGCGGGGACGGGTAAGGGGGTacagggggtccccgggggggtgaCACGGACCCTGCGCAGCCCGGCAGCGGTGACGTTGCGCTTCGCAGATCACGGCCCCCCGGGGAAGAGGCTGGAGAGCAAACCCCGGGTGCCCGTCCGGTACTGCACCCTGGGCACCCGCGACTCGGCCAG GAACCCCCAGACCCTGGTGGAGGTGACGTCCTTCGCCGCCATCAACAAGTTCCAGCCCTTCAACGTGGCCATTTCCAGCAACGTTCTCCTGCTCCTG GATTTCCACAGCCACCTGACGCGGAGCGAAGTGGTGGGCTACCTGGGTGGGCGGTGGGACACCAACACGCAGC TGCTGACGGTGCTGCGAGCCTTCCCCTGCCGGACCCGCCTGGGCGATGCCGAAGCCGCCGGTGCTGTGGAGGAGGAG ATCTGCCAGAGCCTGTTCCTGCGGGGGCTGTCGCTGGTGGGTTGGTACCACAGCCACCCCTTCGGGCCCGCGCTGCCCTCCCTGCACGACATCGATGCGCAGATGGATTATCAGCTCAAGCTGCAGGGGAGCGGCAACGgtttccagccctgcctggctctcATCTGCG GACCCTACTATCATGGCAATCCCGGCCTGGAGTCCAAAATTGCGCCTTTCTGGGTGATGCCACCGCCGGAG CAACGGCCCAACGACTACGGCATCCCCATGGAGGTGGAGGTGGCCTACATCCAGGATGGCTTCCTCACCAACGACGTCCTGCAGGAGATG ACGCTGCTGGTGGAGTTTTATAAAGGAGCCCCCGACCTGGTGAAGTTTCAGGAGCTGTGGAGTCAGGATCAGACCTACCTGGACAAGCTGAAG GGCTCCCTGGCCTCCCGCACCCCCAAAGACCAGAGCTTCACCCACATCCTGGAGCAGATCTACAGCCTCCTCAAGCTCAGCAGCTGA
- the MPND gene encoding MPN domain-containing protein isoform X4: MAALAAASPGGDECLEEDEDELEPGLDEAEAEPEAGSGAKAAGGTRGAVLTRRGITLRVLLRDGLLEPARGVLSIYYLGKKFVGDLGADGTITWQETGQVFNSPSAWATHCKRLVNPAKKSGCGWASVRYKGQKLDQYKAAWLRKHQPNAPPTEESLASEGEEEEMPEEEEEEATREGRAPVPELTAAKKVEERSKKQQCKSLAEPAGTGKGVQGVPGGVTRTLRSPAAVTLRFADHGPPGKRLESKPRVPVRYCTLGTRDSARNPQTLVEVTSFAAINKFQPFNVAISSNVLLLLDFHSHLTRSEVVGYLGGRWDTNTQLLTVLRAFPCRTRLGDAEAAGAVEEEICQSLFLRGLSLVGWYHSHPFGPALPSLHDIDAQMDYQLKLQGSGNGFQPCLALICGPYYHGNPGLESKIAPFWVMPPPEQRPNDYGIPMEVEVAYIQDGFLTNDVLQEMTLLVEFYKGAPDLVKFQELWSQDQTYLDKLKGSLASRTPKDQSFTHILEQIYSLLKLSS, encoded by the exons ATGGCAG CGCTGgcggccgcctcccccgggggggACGAGTGCCtggaggaggacgaggacgagCTGGAGCCGGGGCTGGACGAGGCGGAGGCCGAGCCGGAGGCCGGGAGCGGGGCGAAGGCGGCGGGGGGCACGCGGGGGGCCGTGCTCACCCGCCGCGGCATCACCCTCCGCGTCCTGCTCCGCGACGGGCTCCTGGAGCCGGCCCGCGGCGTCCTCTCCATCTACTACCTG GGCAAAAAGTTCGTGGGGGACCTGGGGGCGGACGGGACCATCACCTGGCAGGAGACGGGACAGGTCTTCAACTCGCCCAGCGCTTGGGCCACCCACTGCAAGCGCCTGGTGAACCCCGCCAAGAAGTCGGGGTGCGGTTGGGCCTCCGTCCGCTACAAGGGCCAGAAGCTGGACCAGTACAAAGCCGCTTGGCTGCGCAAACACCAGCCCAACGCGCCGCCCACCGAGGAG AGCCTGGCCAGcgagggcgaggaggaggagatgcccgaggaggaagaggaggaggcgaCGAGGGAGGGTCGGGCGCCTGTGCCGGAGCTGACAGCTGCTAAGAAAGTGGAGGAGAGGAGCAAGAAGCAGCAGTGCAAGAGCCTGGCGGAGCCGGCGGGGACGGGTAAGGGGGTacagggggtccccgggggggtgaCACGGACCCTGCGCAGCCCGGCAGCGGTGACGTTGCGCTTCGCAGATCACGGCCCCCCGGGGAAGAGGCTGGAGAGCAAACCCCGGGTGCCCGTCCGGTACTGCACCCTGGGCACCCGCGACTCGGCCAG GAACCCCCAGACCCTGGTGGAGGTGACGTCCTTCGCCGCCATCAACAAGTTCCAGCCCTTCAACGTGGCCATTTCCAGCAACGTTCTCCTGCTCCTG GATTTCCACAGCCACCTGACGCGGAGCGAAGTGGTGGGCTACCTGGGTGGGCGGTGGGACACCAACACGCAGC TGCTGACGGTGCTGCGAGCCTTCCCCTGCCGGACCCGCCTGGGCGATGCCGAAGCCGCCGGTGCTGTGGAGGAGGAG ATCTGCCAGAGCCTGTTCCTGCGGGGGCTGTCGCTGGTGGGTTGGTACCACAGCCACCCCTTCGGGCCCGCGCTGCCCTCCCTGCACGACATCGATGCGCAGATGGATTATCAGCTCAAGCTGCAGGGGAGCGGCAACGgtttccagccctgcctggctctcATCTGCG GACCCTACTATCATGGCAATCCCGGCCTGGAGTCCAAAATTGCGCCTTTCTGGGTGATGCCACCGCCGGAG CAACGGCCCAACGACTACGGCATCCCCATGGAGGTGGAGGTGGCCTACATCCAGGATGGCTTCCTCACCAACGACGTCCTGCAGGAGATG ACGCTGCTGGTGGAGTTTTATAAAGGAGCCCCCGACCTGGTGAAGTTTCAGGAGCTGTGGAGTCAGGATCAGACCTACCTGGACAAGCTGAAG GGCTCCCTGGCCTCCCGCACCCCCAAAGACCAGAGCTTCACCCACATCCTGGAGCAGATCTACAGCCTCCTCAAGCTCAGCAGCTGA
- the MPND gene encoding MPN domain-containing protein isoform X1: MSLRIPVPVSPSRRGRTQGCSWRGGDTHTYPWVLPPGGPHTACPPAALAAASPGGDECLEEDEDELEPGLDEAEAEPEAGSGAKAAGGTRGAVLTRRGITLRVLLRDGLLEPARGVLSIYYLGKKFVGDLGADGTITWQETGQVFNSPSAWATHCKRLVNPAKKSGCGWASVRYKGQKLDQYKAAWLRKHQPNAPPTEESLASEGEEEEMPEEEEEEATREGRAPVPELTAAKKVEERSKKQQCKSLAEPAGTGKGVQGVPGGVTRTLRSPAAVTLRFADHGPPGKRLESKPRVPVRYCTLGTRDSARNPQTLVEVTSFAAINKFQPFNVAISSNVLLLLDFHSHLTRSEVVGYLGGRWDTNTQLLTVLRAFPCRTRLGDAEAAGAVEEEICQSLFLRGLSLVGWYHSHPFGPALPSLHDIDAQMDYQLKLQGSGNGFQPCLALICGPYYHGNPGLESKIAPFWVMPPPEQRPNDYGIPMEVEVAYIQDGFLTNDVLQEMTLLVEFYKGAPDLVKFQELWSQDQTYLDKLKGSLASRTPKDQSFTHILEQIYSLLKLSS; the protein is encoded by the exons atgtccctgcgcATCCCTGTCCCAGTCTCCCCATCCCGGCGGGGGAGGACCCAAGGGTGctcttggagggggggggacacacacacatacccatgggtgctgcccccggggggaccccacacAGCGTGTCCTCCTGCAGCGCTGgcggccgcctcccccgggggggACGAGTGCCtggaggaggacgaggacgagCTGGAGCCGGGGCTGGACGAGGCGGAGGCCGAGCCGGAGGCCGGGAGCGGGGCGAAGGCGGCGGGGGGCACGCGGGGGGCCGTGCTCACCCGCCGCGGCATCACCCTCCGCGTCCTGCTCCGCGACGGGCTCCTGGAGCCGGCCCGCGGCGTCCTCTCCATCTACTACCTG GGCAAAAAGTTCGTGGGGGACCTGGGGGCGGACGGGACCATCACCTGGCAGGAGACGGGACAGGTCTTCAACTCGCCCAGCGCTTGGGCCACCCACTGCAAGCGCCTGGTGAACCCCGCCAAGAAGTCGGGGTGCGGTTGGGCCTCCGTCCGCTACAAGGGCCAGAAGCTGGACCAGTACAAAGCCGCTTGGCTGCGCAAACACCAGCCCAACGCGCCGCCCACCGAGGAG AGCCTGGCCAGcgagggcgaggaggaggagatgcccgaggaggaagaggaggaggcgaCGAGGGAGGGTCGGGCGCCTGTGCCGGAGCTGACAGCTGCTAAGAAAGTGGAGGAGAGGAGCAAGAAGCAGCAGTGCAAGAGCCTGGCGGAGCCGGCGGGGACGGGTAAGGGGGTacagggggtccccgggggggtgaCACGGACCCTGCGCAGCCCGGCAGCGGTGACGTTGCGCTTCGCAGATCACGGCCCCCCGGGGAAGAGGCTGGAGAGCAAACCCCGGGTGCCCGTCCGGTACTGCACCCTGGGCACCCGCGACTCGGCCAG GAACCCCCAGACCCTGGTGGAGGTGACGTCCTTCGCCGCCATCAACAAGTTCCAGCCCTTCAACGTGGCCATTTCCAGCAACGTTCTCCTGCTCCTG GATTTCCACAGCCACCTGACGCGGAGCGAAGTGGTGGGCTACCTGGGTGGGCGGTGGGACACCAACACGCAGC TGCTGACGGTGCTGCGAGCCTTCCCCTGCCGGACCCGCCTGGGCGATGCCGAAGCCGCCGGTGCTGTGGAGGAGGAG ATCTGCCAGAGCCTGTTCCTGCGGGGGCTGTCGCTGGTGGGTTGGTACCACAGCCACCCCTTCGGGCCCGCGCTGCCCTCCCTGCACGACATCGATGCGCAGATGGATTATCAGCTCAAGCTGCAGGGGAGCGGCAACGgtttccagccctgcctggctctcATCTGCG GACCCTACTATCATGGCAATCCCGGCCTGGAGTCCAAAATTGCGCCTTTCTGGGTGATGCCACCGCCGGAG CAACGGCCCAACGACTACGGCATCCCCATGGAGGTGGAGGTGGCCTACATCCAGGATGGCTTCCTCACCAACGACGTCCTGCAGGAGATG ACGCTGCTGGTGGAGTTTTATAAAGGAGCCCCCGACCTGGTGAAGTTTCAGGAGCTGTGGAGTCAGGATCAGACCTACCTGGACAAGCTGAAG GGCTCCCTGGCCTCCCGCACCCCCAAAGACCAGAGCTTCACCCACATCCTGGAGCAGATCTACAGCCTCCTCAAGCTCAGCAGCTGA
- the MPND gene encoding MPN domain-containing protein isoform X5 produces MSLRIPVPVSPSRRGRTQGCSWRGGDTHTYPWVLPPGGPHTACPPAALAAASPGGDECLEEDEDELEPGLDEAEAEPEAGSGAKAAGGTRGAVLTRRGITLRVLLRDGLLEPARGVLSIYYLGKKFVGDLGADGTITWQETGQVFNSPSAWATHCKRLVNPAKKSGCGWASVRYKGQKLDQYKAAWLRKHQPNAPPTEESLASEGEEEEMPEEEEEEATREGRAPVPELTAAKKVEERSKKQQCKSLAEPAGTDHGPPGKRLESKPRVPVRYCTLGTRDSARNPQTLVEVTSFAAINKFQPFNVAISSNVLLLLDFHSHLTRSEVVGYLGGRWDTNTQLLTVLRAFPCRTRLGDAEAAGAVEEEICQSLFLRGLSLVGWYHSHPFGPALPSLHDIDAQMDYQLKLQGSGNGFQPCLALICGPYYHGNPGLESKIAPFWVMPPPETLLVEFYKGAPDLVKFQELWSQDQTYLDKLKGSLASRTPKDQSFTHILEQIYSLLKLSS; encoded by the exons atgtccctgcgcATCCCTGTCCCAGTCTCCCCATCCCGGCGGGGGAGGACCCAAGGGTGctcttggagggggggggacacacacacatacccatgggtgctgcccccggggggaccccacacAGCGTGTCCTCCTGCAGCGCTGgcggccgcctcccccgggggggACGAGTGCCtggaggaggacgaggacgagCTGGAGCCGGGGCTGGACGAGGCGGAGGCCGAGCCGGAGGCCGGGAGCGGGGCGAAGGCGGCGGGGGGCACGCGGGGGGCCGTGCTCACCCGCCGCGGCATCACCCTCCGCGTCCTGCTCCGCGACGGGCTCCTGGAGCCGGCCCGCGGCGTCCTCTCCATCTACTACCTG GGCAAAAAGTTCGTGGGGGACCTGGGGGCGGACGGGACCATCACCTGGCAGGAGACGGGACAGGTCTTCAACTCGCCCAGCGCTTGGGCCACCCACTGCAAGCGCCTGGTGAACCCCGCCAAGAAGTCGGGGTGCGGTTGGGCCTCCGTCCGCTACAAGGGCCAGAAGCTGGACCAGTACAAAGCCGCTTGGCTGCGCAAACACCAGCCCAACGCGCCGCCCACCGAGGAG AGCCTGGCCAGcgagggcgaggaggaggagatgcccgaggaggaagaggaggaggcgaCGAGGGAGGGTCGGGCGCCTGTGCCGGAGCTGACAGCTGCTAAGAAAGTGGAGGAGAGGAGCAAGAAGCAGCAGTGCAAGAGCCTGGCGGAGCCGGCGGGGACGG ATCACGGCCCCCCGGGGAAGAGGCTGGAGAGCAAACCCCGGGTGCCCGTCCGGTACTGCACCCTGGGCACCCGCGACTCGGCCAG GAACCCCCAGACCCTGGTGGAGGTGACGTCCTTCGCCGCCATCAACAAGTTCCAGCCCTTCAACGTGGCCATTTCCAGCAACGTTCTCCTGCTCCTG GATTTCCACAGCCACCTGACGCGGAGCGAAGTGGTGGGCTACCTGGGTGGGCGGTGGGACACCAACACGCAGC TGCTGACGGTGCTGCGAGCCTTCCCCTGCCGGACCCGCCTGGGCGATGCCGAAGCCGCCGGTGCTGTGGAGGAGGAG ATCTGCCAGAGCCTGTTCCTGCGGGGGCTGTCGCTGGTGGGTTGGTACCACAGCCACCCCTTCGGGCCCGCGCTGCCCTCCCTGCACGACATCGATGCGCAGATGGATTATCAGCTCAAGCTGCAGGGGAGCGGCAACGgtttccagccctgcctggctctcATCTGCG GACCCTACTATCATGGCAATCCCGGCCTGGAGTCCAAAATTGCGCCTTTCTGGGTGATGCCACCGCCGGAG ACGCTGCTGGTGGAGTTTTATAAAGGAGCCCCCGACCTGGTGAAGTTTCAGGAGCTGTGGAGTCAGGATCAGACCTACCTGGACAAGCTGAAG GGCTCCCTGGCCTCCCGCACCCCCAAAGACCAGAGCTTCACCCACATCCTGGAGCAGATCTACAGCCTCCTCAAGCTCAGCAGCTGA
- the MPND gene encoding MPN domain-containing protein isoform X6, translating to MSLRIPVPVSPSRRGRTQGCSWRGGDTHTYPWVLPPGGPHTACPPAALAAASPGGDECLEEDEDELEPGLDEAEAEPEAGSGAKAAGGTRGAVLTRRGITLRVLLRDGLLEPARGVLSIYYLGKKFVGDLGADGTITWQETGQVFNSPSAWATHCKRLVNPAKKSGCGWASVRYKGQKLDQYKAAWLRKHQPNAPPTEESLASEGEEEEMPEEEEEEATREGRAPVPELTAAKKVEERSKKQQCKSLAEPAGTDHGPPGKRLESKPRVPVRYCTLGTRDSARNPQTLVEVTSFAAINKFQPFNVAISSNVLLLLICQSLFLRGLSLVGWYHSHPFGPALPSLHDIDAQMDYQLKLQGSGNGFQPCLALICGPYYHGNPGLESKIAPFWVMPPPEQRPNDYGIPMEVEVAYIQDGFLTNDVLQEMTLLVEFYKGAPDLVKFQELWSQDQTYLDKLKGSLASRTPKDQSFTHILEQIYSLLKLSS from the exons atgtccctgcgcATCCCTGTCCCAGTCTCCCCATCCCGGCGGGGGAGGACCCAAGGGTGctcttggagggggggggacacacacacatacccatgggtgctgcccccggggggaccccacacAGCGTGTCCTCCTGCAGCGCTGgcggccgcctcccccgggggggACGAGTGCCtggaggaggacgaggacgagCTGGAGCCGGGGCTGGACGAGGCGGAGGCCGAGCCGGAGGCCGGGAGCGGGGCGAAGGCGGCGGGGGGCACGCGGGGGGCCGTGCTCACCCGCCGCGGCATCACCCTCCGCGTCCTGCTCCGCGACGGGCTCCTGGAGCCGGCCCGCGGCGTCCTCTCCATCTACTACCTG GGCAAAAAGTTCGTGGGGGACCTGGGGGCGGACGGGACCATCACCTGGCAGGAGACGGGACAGGTCTTCAACTCGCCCAGCGCTTGGGCCACCCACTGCAAGCGCCTGGTGAACCCCGCCAAGAAGTCGGGGTGCGGTTGGGCCTCCGTCCGCTACAAGGGCCAGAAGCTGGACCAGTACAAAGCCGCTTGGCTGCGCAAACACCAGCCCAACGCGCCGCCCACCGAGGAG AGCCTGGCCAGcgagggcgaggaggaggagatgcccgaggaggaagaggaggaggcgaCGAGGGAGGGTCGGGCGCCTGTGCCGGAGCTGACAGCTGCTAAGAAAGTGGAGGAGAGGAGCAAGAAGCAGCAGTGCAAGAGCCTGGCGGAGCCGGCGGGGACGG ATCACGGCCCCCCGGGGAAGAGGCTGGAGAGCAAACCCCGGGTGCCCGTCCGGTACTGCACCCTGGGCACCCGCGACTCGGCCAG GAACCCCCAGACCCTGGTGGAGGTGACGTCCTTCGCCGCCATCAACAAGTTCCAGCCCTTCAACGTGGCCATTTCCAGCAACGTTCTCCTGCTCCTG ATCTGCCAGAGCCTGTTCCTGCGGGGGCTGTCGCTGGTGGGTTGGTACCACAGCCACCCCTTCGGGCCCGCGCTGCCCTCCCTGCACGACATCGATGCGCAGATGGATTATCAGCTCAAGCTGCAGGGGAGCGGCAACGgtttccagccctgcctggctctcATCTGCG GACCCTACTATCATGGCAATCCCGGCCTGGAGTCCAAAATTGCGCCTTTCTGGGTGATGCCACCGCCGGAG CAACGGCCCAACGACTACGGCATCCCCATGGAGGTGGAGGTGGCCTACATCCAGGATGGCTTCCTCACCAACGACGTCCTGCAGGAGATG ACGCTGCTGGTGGAGTTTTATAAAGGAGCCCCCGACCTGGTGAAGTTTCAGGAGCTGTGGAGTCAGGATCAGACCTACCTGGACAAGCTGAAG GGCTCCCTGGCCTCCCGCACCCCCAAAGACCAGAGCTTCACCCACATCCTGGAGCAGATCTACAGCCTCCTCAAGCTCAGCAGCTGA
- the MPND gene encoding MPN domain-containing protein isoform X2 codes for MSLRIPVPVSPSRRGRTQGCSWRGGDTHTYPWVLPPGGPHTACPPAALAAASPGGDECLEEDEDELEPGLDEAEAEPEAGSGAKAAGGTRGAVLTRRGITLRVLLRDGLLEPARGVLSIYYLGKKFVGDLGADGTITWQETGQVFNSPSAWATHCKRLVNPAKKSGCGWASVRYKGQKLDQYKAAWLRKHQPNAPPTEESLASEGEEEEMPEEEEEEATREGRAPVPELTAAKKVEERSKKQQCKSLAEPAGTDHGPPGKRLESKPRVPVRYCTLGTRDSARNPQTLVEVTSFAAINKFQPFNVAISSNVLLLLDFHSHLTRSEVVGYLGGRWDTNTQLLTVLRAFPCRTRLGDAEAAGAVEEEICQSLFLRGLSLVGWYHSHPFGPALPSLHDIDAQMDYQLKLQGSGNGFQPCLALICGPYYHGNPGLESKIAPFWVMPPPEQRPNDYGIPMEVEVAYIQDGFLTNDVLQEMTLLVEFYKGAPDLVKFQELWSQDQTYLDKLKGSLASRTPKDQSFTHILEQIYSLLKLSS; via the exons atgtccctgcgcATCCCTGTCCCAGTCTCCCCATCCCGGCGGGGGAGGACCCAAGGGTGctcttggagggggggggacacacacacatacccatgggtgctgcccccggggggaccccacacAGCGTGTCCTCCTGCAGCGCTGgcggccgcctcccccgggggggACGAGTGCCtggaggaggacgaggacgagCTGGAGCCGGGGCTGGACGAGGCGGAGGCCGAGCCGGAGGCCGGGAGCGGGGCGAAGGCGGCGGGGGGCACGCGGGGGGCCGTGCTCACCCGCCGCGGCATCACCCTCCGCGTCCTGCTCCGCGACGGGCTCCTGGAGCCGGCCCGCGGCGTCCTCTCCATCTACTACCTG GGCAAAAAGTTCGTGGGGGACCTGGGGGCGGACGGGACCATCACCTGGCAGGAGACGGGACAGGTCTTCAACTCGCCCAGCGCTTGGGCCACCCACTGCAAGCGCCTGGTGAACCCCGCCAAGAAGTCGGGGTGCGGTTGGGCCTCCGTCCGCTACAAGGGCCAGAAGCTGGACCAGTACAAAGCCGCTTGGCTGCGCAAACACCAGCCCAACGCGCCGCCCACCGAGGAG AGCCTGGCCAGcgagggcgaggaggaggagatgcccgaggaggaagaggaggaggcgaCGAGGGAGGGTCGGGCGCCTGTGCCGGAGCTGACAGCTGCTAAGAAAGTGGAGGAGAGGAGCAAGAAGCAGCAGTGCAAGAGCCTGGCGGAGCCGGCGGGGACGG ATCACGGCCCCCCGGGGAAGAGGCTGGAGAGCAAACCCCGGGTGCCCGTCCGGTACTGCACCCTGGGCACCCGCGACTCGGCCAG GAACCCCCAGACCCTGGTGGAGGTGACGTCCTTCGCCGCCATCAACAAGTTCCAGCCCTTCAACGTGGCCATTTCCAGCAACGTTCTCCTGCTCCTG GATTTCCACAGCCACCTGACGCGGAGCGAAGTGGTGGGCTACCTGGGTGGGCGGTGGGACACCAACACGCAGC TGCTGACGGTGCTGCGAGCCTTCCCCTGCCGGACCCGCCTGGGCGATGCCGAAGCCGCCGGTGCTGTGGAGGAGGAG ATCTGCCAGAGCCTGTTCCTGCGGGGGCTGTCGCTGGTGGGTTGGTACCACAGCCACCCCTTCGGGCCCGCGCTGCCCTCCCTGCACGACATCGATGCGCAGATGGATTATCAGCTCAAGCTGCAGGGGAGCGGCAACGgtttccagccctgcctggctctcATCTGCG GACCCTACTATCATGGCAATCCCGGCCTGGAGTCCAAAATTGCGCCTTTCTGGGTGATGCCACCGCCGGAG CAACGGCCCAACGACTACGGCATCCCCATGGAGGTGGAGGTGGCCTACATCCAGGATGGCTTCCTCACCAACGACGTCCTGCAGGAGATG ACGCTGCTGGTGGAGTTTTATAAAGGAGCCCCCGACCTGGTGAAGTTTCAGGAGCTGTGGAGTCAGGATCAGACCTACCTGGACAAGCTGAAG GGCTCCCTGGCCTCCCGCACCCCCAAAGACCAGAGCTTCACCCACATCCTGGAGCAGATCTACAGCCTCCTCAAGCTCAGCAGCTGA